In Pseudopipra pipra isolate bDixPip1 chromosome 5, bDixPip1.hap1, whole genome shotgun sequence, the following proteins share a genomic window:
- the MAFF gene encoding transcription factor MafF isoform X3, whose translation MAADGLSSKALKVKRELGENTPLLSDEELMGLSVRELNHHLRGLSKEEVARLKQRRRTLKNRGYAASCRVKRVCQKEELQKQKMELEWEVDKLARENAAMRLELDTLRGKYEALQGFARTVATHGPTAKVATASVITIVKSGTNQAAYS comes from the exons ATGGCTGCAGACGGGCTCTCCAGTAAGGCCTTGAAG GTGAAGCGGGAGCTGGGGGAAAACACGCCACTGCTGTCGGATGAGGAGCTGATGGGGCTCTCAGTGCGGGAGCTCAACCACCACCTGCGGGGCCTCTCCAAGGAGGAGGTGGCGAGGCTGAAGCAGCGCCGTCGGACGCTGAAGAACCGGGGTTACGCTGCCAGCTGTCGGGTGAAGCGCGTCTGCCagaaggaagagctgcagaAACAGAAGATGGAGCTGGAGTGGGAGGTGGACAAGCTGGCCCGGGAGAACGCTGCCATGCGCCTGGAGCTCGACACTCTCCGTGGCAAGTACGAGGCCCTGCAGGGCTTCGCCCGCACTGTGGCCACTCATGGGCCCACTGCCAAGGTGGCCACCGCCAGTGTCATCACCATCGTCAAGTCCGGCACCAACCAGGCTGCCTACTCCTAG
- the TMEM184B gene encoding transmembrane protein 184B isoform X4, translating to MIMMTDVTAAPRLGSTATTPAVAPNFSWMPEDGSPTAVEQPIFLMTTAAQAISGFFVWTALLITCHQIYMHLRCYSCPNEQRYIVRILFIVPIYAFDSWLSLLFFTNDQYYVYFGTVRDCYEAFVIYNFLSLCYEYLGGESSIMSEIRGKPIESSCVYGTCCLWGKTYSIGFLRFCKQATLQFCVVKPLMAISTVILQAFGKYQDGDFDVTSGYLYVTIIYNISVSLALYALFLFYFATRELLSPYSPVLKFFMVKSVIFLSFWQGMLLAILEKCGAIPKIHSASVSVGEGTVAAGYQDFIICVEMFFAAIALRHAFTYKVYVDKRIDAQGRCAPMKSISSSLKETMNPHDIVQDAIHNFSPAYQQYTQQSTLEHGPPWRNGSHVISRSHSCSGARDNEKTLLLSSDDEF from the exons ATGATAATGATGACTGATGTCACTGCAGCCCCCAGATTGGGGTCAACTGCCACCACTCCAGCTGTGGCTCCTAACTTCTCCTGGATGCCGGAGGATGGCAGCCCCACGGCTGTGGAGCAGCCAATATTCCTCATGACCACTGCTGCTCAGGCTATCTCAGGTTTCTTTGTATGGACAGCTTTGCTCATCACCTGCCATCAG ATCTACATGCATCTCCGCTGCTATAGCTGCCCAAACGAACAGCGCTACATCGTTCGGATCCTCTTCATTGTGCCCATTTATGCCTTTGACTCATGGCTCAGTCTCCTGTTCTTCACCAATGACCAGTACTATGTTTACTTTGGCACAGTGCGGGACTGCTATGAAG CCTTTGTAATATACAACTTTCTCAGCCTATGCTATGAGTACTTGGGAGGGGAGAGCTCCATCATGTCTGAGATCAGAGGAAAACCAATTGA GTCCAGCTGTGTGTATGGAACTTGCTGCCTGTGGGGAAAGACCTATTCGATTGGATTCCTGAGGTTCTGCAAACAG GCTACCCTGCAGTTCTGTGTGGTGAAGCCCCTCATGGCAATCAGCACAGTCATCCTTCAGGCCTTTGGCAAGTACCAGGATGGTGACTTTGA TGTGACCAGTGGCTACCTCTATGTGACGATCATCTACAACATCTCTGTCAGCCTGGCACTGTATGCCCTCTTCCTTTTCTACTTCGCCACACGTGAGCTACTCAGTCCCTATAGCCCAGTCCTCAAGTTCTTCATGGTGAAGTCTGTCATCTTCCTGTCCTTCTGGCAAG GGATGCTGTTGGCCATCTTGGAAAAGTGTGGTGCCATCCCCAAAATCCACTCTGCTAGTGTGTCTGTGGGTGAAGGCACAGTAGCTGCTGGGTATCAAGACTTCATCATTTGTGTGGAGATGTTCTTTGCAGCCATTGCCCTGCGCCATGCCTTCACATACAAGGTGTATGTGGACAAGAGAATTGATGCCCAAG GTCGCTGTGCTCCCATGAAGAGCATCTCCAGCAGCCTCAAGGAGACCATGAACCCTCATGACATTGTCCAAGATGCGATCCACAACTTCTCCCCAGCCTACCAGCAGTACACCCAGCAGTCAACGCTGGAGCACGGTCCACCCTGGCGCAATGGCAGTCACGTTATCTCGCGCTCCCACAGCTGCTCCGGCGCCCGTGATAACGAGAAGACCCTCTTGCTGAGCTCTGACGATGAATTCTAG
- the TMEM184B gene encoding transmembrane protein 184B isoform X5, whose protein sequence is MIMMTDVTAAPRLGSTATTPAVAPNFSWMPEDGSPTAVEQPIFLMTTAAQAISGFFVWTALLITCHQAAGGNQEIYMHLRCYSCPNEQRYIVRILFIVPIYAFDSWLSLLFFTNDQYYVYFGTVRDCYEAFVIYNFLSLCYEYLGGESSIMSEIRGKPIESSCVYGTCCLWGKTYSIGFLRFCKQATLQFCVVKPLMAISTVILQAFGKYQDGDFDVTSGYLYVTIIYNISVSLALYALFLFYFATRELLSPYSPVLKFFMVKSVIFLSFWQGMLLAILEKCGAIPKIHSASVSVGEGTVAAGYQDFIICVEMFFAAIALRHAFTYKVYVDKRIDAQGS, encoded by the exons ATGATAATGATGACTGATGTCACTGCAGCCCCCAGATTGGGGTCAACTGCCACCACTCCAGCTGTGGCTCCTAACTTCTCCTGGATGCCGGAGGATGGCAGCCCCACGGCTGTGGAGCAGCCAATATTCCTCATGACCACTGCTGCTCAGGCTATCTCAGGTTTCTTTGTATGGACAGCTTTGCTCATCACCTGCCATCAG GCTGCTGGAGGCAATCAAGAG ATCTACATGCATCTCCGCTGCTATAGCTGCCCAAACGAACAGCGCTACATCGTTCGGATCCTCTTCATTGTGCCCATTTATGCCTTTGACTCATGGCTCAGTCTCCTGTTCTTCACCAATGACCAGTACTATGTTTACTTTGGCACAGTGCGGGACTGCTATGAAG CCTTTGTAATATACAACTTTCTCAGCCTATGCTATGAGTACTTGGGAGGGGAGAGCTCCATCATGTCTGAGATCAGAGGAAAACCAATTGA GTCCAGCTGTGTGTATGGAACTTGCTGCCTGTGGGGAAAGACCTATTCGATTGGATTCCTGAGGTTCTGCAAACAG GCTACCCTGCAGTTCTGTGTGGTGAAGCCCCTCATGGCAATCAGCACAGTCATCCTTCAGGCCTTTGGCAAGTACCAGGATGGTGACTTTGA TGTGACCAGTGGCTACCTCTATGTGACGATCATCTACAACATCTCTGTCAGCCTGGCACTGTATGCCCTCTTCCTTTTCTACTTCGCCACACGTGAGCTACTCAGTCCCTATAGCCCAGTCCTCAAGTTCTTCATGGTGAAGTCTGTCATCTTCCTGTCCTTCTGGCAAG GGATGCTGTTGGCCATCTTGGAAAAGTGTGGTGCCATCCCCAAAATCCACTCTGCTAGTGTGTCTGTGGGTGAAGGCACAGTAGCTGCTGGGTATCAAGACTTCATCATTTGTGTGGAGATGTTCTTTGCAGCCATTGCCCTGCGCCATGCCTTCACATACAAGGTGTATGTGGACAAGAGAATTGATGCCCAAG GTTCTTGA
- the TMEM184B gene encoding transmembrane protein 184B isoform X2: protein MIMMTDVTAAPRLGSTATTPAVAPNFSWMPEDGSPTAVEQPIFLMTTAAQAISGFFVWTALLITCHQIYMHLRCYSCPNEQRYIVRILFIVPIYAFDSWLSLLFFTNDQYYVYFGTVRDCYEAFVIYNFLSLCYEYLGGESSIMSEIRGKPIESSCVYGTCCLWGKTYSIGFLRFCKQATLQFCVVKPLMAISTVILQAFGKYQDGDFDVTSGYLYVTIIYNISVSLALYALFLFYFATRELLSPYSPVLKFFMVKSVIFLSFWQGMLLAILEKCGAIPKIHSASVSVGEGTVAAGYQDFIICVEMFFAAIALRHAFTYKVYVDKRIDAQAVPSYGPYGRCAPMKSISSSLKETMNPHDIVQDAIHNFSPAYQQYTQQSTLEHGPPWRNGSHVISRSHSCSGARDNEKTLLLSSDDEF from the exons ATGATAATGATGACTGATGTCACTGCAGCCCCCAGATTGGGGTCAACTGCCACCACTCCAGCTGTGGCTCCTAACTTCTCCTGGATGCCGGAGGATGGCAGCCCCACGGCTGTGGAGCAGCCAATATTCCTCATGACCACTGCTGCTCAGGCTATCTCAGGTTTCTTTGTATGGACAGCTTTGCTCATCACCTGCCATCAG ATCTACATGCATCTCCGCTGCTATAGCTGCCCAAACGAACAGCGCTACATCGTTCGGATCCTCTTCATTGTGCCCATTTATGCCTTTGACTCATGGCTCAGTCTCCTGTTCTTCACCAATGACCAGTACTATGTTTACTTTGGCACAGTGCGGGACTGCTATGAAG CCTTTGTAATATACAACTTTCTCAGCCTATGCTATGAGTACTTGGGAGGGGAGAGCTCCATCATGTCTGAGATCAGAGGAAAACCAATTGA GTCCAGCTGTGTGTATGGAACTTGCTGCCTGTGGGGAAAGACCTATTCGATTGGATTCCTGAGGTTCTGCAAACAG GCTACCCTGCAGTTCTGTGTGGTGAAGCCCCTCATGGCAATCAGCACAGTCATCCTTCAGGCCTTTGGCAAGTACCAGGATGGTGACTTTGA TGTGACCAGTGGCTACCTCTATGTGACGATCATCTACAACATCTCTGTCAGCCTGGCACTGTATGCCCTCTTCCTTTTCTACTTCGCCACACGTGAGCTACTCAGTCCCTATAGCCCAGTCCTCAAGTTCTTCATGGTGAAGTCTGTCATCTTCCTGTCCTTCTGGCAAG GGATGCTGTTGGCCATCTTGGAAAAGTGTGGTGCCATCCCCAAAATCCACTCTGCTAGTGTGTCTGTGGGTGAAGGCACAGTAGCTGCTGGGTATCAAGACTTCATCATTTGTGTGGAGATGTTCTTTGCAGCCATTGCCCTGCGCCATGCCTTCACATACAAGGTGTATGTGGACAAGAGAATTGATGCCCAAG CTGTTCCATCATATGGGCCATACG GTCGCTGTGCTCCCATGAAGAGCATCTCCAGCAGCCTCAAGGAGACCATGAACCCTCATGACATTGTCCAAGATGCGATCCACAACTTCTCCCCAGCCTACCAGCAGTACACCCAGCAGTCAACGCTGGAGCACGGTCCACCCTGGCGCAATGGCAGTCACGTTATCTCGCGCTCCCACAGCTGCTCCGGCGCCCGTGATAACGAGAAGACCCTCTTGCTGAGCTCTGACGATGAATTCTAG
- the MAFF gene encoding transcription factor MafF isoform X2, translating to MNEKNPRGQREGTMAADGLSSKALKVKRELGENTPLLSDEELMGLSVRELNHHLRGLSKEEVARLKQRRRTLKNRGYAASCRVKRVCQKEELQKQKMELEWEVDKLARENAAMRLELDTLRGKYEALQGFARTVATHGPTAKVATASVITIVKSGTNQAAYS from the exons ATGAATGAAAAGAATCCGCGG GGCCAGCGTGAGGGAACCATGGCTGCAGACGGGCTCTCCAGTAAGGCCTTGAAG GTGAAGCGGGAGCTGGGGGAAAACACGCCACTGCTGTCGGATGAGGAGCTGATGGGGCTCTCAGTGCGGGAGCTCAACCACCACCTGCGGGGCCTCTCCAAGGAGGAGGTGGCGAGGCTGAAGCAGCGCCGTCGGACGCTGAAGAACCGGGGTTACGCTGCCAGCTGTCGGGTGAAGCGCGTCTGCCagaaggaagagctgcagaAACAGAAGATGGAGCTGGAGTGGGAGGTGGACAAGCTGGCCCGGGAGAACGCTGCCATGCGCCTGGAGCTCGACACTCTCCGTGGCAAGTACGAGGCCCTGCAGGGCTTCGCCCGCACTGTGGCCACTCATGGGCCCACTGCCAAGGTGGCCACCGCCAGTGTCATCACCATCGTCAAGTCCGGCACCAACCAGGCTGCCTACTCCTAG
- the TMEM184B gene encoding transmembrane protein 184B isoform X3 has product MIMMTDVTAAPRLGSTATTPAVAPNFSWMPEDGSPTAVEQPIFLMTTAAQAISGFFVWTALLITCHQAAGGNQEIYMHLRCYSCPNEQRYIVRILFIVPIYAFDSWLSLLFFTNDQYYVYFGTVRDCYEAFVIYNFLSLCYEYLGGESSIMSEIRGKPIESSCVYGTCCLWGKTYSIGFLRFCKQATLQFCVVKPLMAISTVILQAFGKYQDGDFDVTSGYLYVTIIYNISVSLALYALFLFYFATRELLSPYSPVLKFFMVKSVIFLSFWQGMLLAILEKCGAIPKIHSASVSVGEGTVAAGYQDFIICVEMFFAAIALRHAFTYKVYVDKRIDAQGRCAPMKSISSSLKETMNPHDIVQDAIHNFSPAYQQYTQQSTLEHGPPWRNGSHVISRSHSCSGARDNEKTLLLSSDDEF; this is encoded by the exons ATGATAATGATGACTGATGTCACTGCAGCCCCCAGATTGGGGTCAACTGCCACCACTCCAGCTGTGGCTCCTAACTTCTCCTGGATGCCGGAGGATGGCAGCCCCACGGCTGTGGAGCAGCCAATATTCCTCATGACCACTGCTGCTCAGGCTATCTCAGGTTTCTTTGTATGGACAGCTTTGCTCATCACCTGCCATCAG GCTGCTGGAGGCAATCAAGAG ATCTACATGCATCTCCGCTGCTATAGCTGCCCAAACGAACAGCGCTACATCGTTCGGATCCTCTTCATTGTGCCCATTTATGCCTTTGACTCATGGCTCAGTCTCCTGTTCTTCACCAATGACCAGTACTATGTTTACTTTGGCACAGTGCGGGACTGCTATGAAG CCTTTGTAATATACAACTTTCTCAGCCTATGCTATGAGTACTTGGGAGGGGAGAGCTCCATCATGTCTGAGATCAGAGGAAAACCAATTGA GTCCAGCTGTGTGTATGGAACTTGCTGCCTGTGGGGAAAGACCTATTCGATTGGATTCCTGAGGTTCTGCAAACAG GCTACCCTGCAGTTCTGTGTGGTGAAGCCCCTCATGGCAATCAGCACAGTCATCCTTCAGGCCTTTGGCAAGTACCAGGATGGTGACTTTGA TGTGACCAGTGGCTACCTCTATGTGACGATCATCTACAACATCTCTGTCAGCCTGGCACTGTATGCCCTCTTCCTTTTCTACTTCGCCACACGTGAGCTACTCAGTCCCTATAGCCCAGTCCTCAAGTTCTTCATGGTGAAGTCTGTCATCTTCCTGTCCTTCTGGCAAG GGATGCTGTTGGCCATCTTGGAAAAGTGTGGTGCCATCCCCAAAATCCACTCTGCTAGTGTGTCTGTGGGTGAAGGCACAGTAGCTGCTGGGTATCAAGACTTCATCATTTGTGTGGAGATGTTCTTTGCAGCCATTGCCCTGCGCCATGCCTTCACATACAAGGTGTATGTGGACAAGAGAATTGATGCCCAAG GTCGCTGTGCTCCCATGAAGAGCATCTCCAGCAGCCTCAAGGAGACCATGAACCCTCATGACATTGTCCAAGATGCGATCCACAACTTCTCCCCAGCCTACCAGCAGTACACCCAGCAGTCAACGCTGGAGCACGGTCCACCCTGGCGCAATGGCAGTCACGTTATCTCGCGCTCCCACAGCTGCTCCGGCGCCCGTGATAACGAGAAGACCCTCTTGCTGAGCTCTGACGATGAATTCTAG
- the TMEM184B gene encoding transmembrane protein 184B isoform X1: MIMMTDVTAAPRLGSTATTPAVAPNFSWMPEDGSPTAVEQPIFLMTTAAQAISGFFVWTALLITCHQAAGGNQEIYMHLRCYSCPNEQRYIVRILFIVPIYAFDSWLSLLFFTNDQYYVYFGTVRDCYEAFVIYNFLSLCYEYLGGESSIMSEIRGKPIESSCVYGTCCLWGKTYSIGFLRFCKQATLQFCVVKPLMAISTVILQAFGKYQDGDFDVTSGYLYVTIIYNISVSLALYALFLFYFATRELLSPYSPVLKFFMVKSVIFLSFWQGMLLAILEKCGAIPKIHSASVSVGEGTVAAGYQDFIICVEMFFAAIALRHAFTYKVYVDKRIDAQAVPSYGPYGRCAPMKSISSSLKETMNPHDIVQDAIHNFSPAYQQYTQQSTLEHGPPWRNGSHVISRSHSCSGARDNEKTLLLSSDDEF, encoded by the exons ATGATAATGATGACTGATGTCACTGCAGCCCCCAGATTGGGGTCAACTGCCACCACTCCAGCTGTGGCTCCTAACTTCTCCTGGATGCCGGAGGATGGCAGCCCCACGGCTGTGGAGCAGCCAATATTCCTCATGACCACTGCTGCTCAGGCTATCTCAGGTTTCTTTGTATGGACAGCTTTGCTCATCACCTGCCATCAG GCTGCTGGAGGCAATCAAGAG ATCTACATGCATCTCCGCTGCTATAGCTGCCCAAACGAACAGCGCTACATCGTTCGGATCCTCTTCATTGTGCCCATTTATGCCTTTGACTCATGGCTCAGTCTCCTGTTCTTCACCAATGACCAGTACTATGTTTACTTTGGCACAGTGCGGGACTGCTATGAAG CCTTTGTAATATACAACTTTCTCAGCCTATGCTATGAGTACTTGGGAGGGGAGAGCTCCATCATGTCTGAGATCAGAGGAAAACCAATTGA GTCCAGCTGTGTGTATGGAACTTGCTGCCTGTGGGGAAAGACCTATTCGATTGGATTCCTGAGGTTCTGCAAACAG GCTACCCTGCAGTTCTGTGTGGTGAAGCCCCTCATGGCAATCAGCACAGTCATCCTTCAGGCCTTTGGCAAGTACCAGGATGGTGACTTTGA TGTGACCAGTGGCTACCTCTATGTGACGATCATCTACAACATCTCTGTCAGCCTGGCACTGTATGCCCTCTTCCTTTTCTACTTCGCCACACGTGAGCTACTCAGTCCCTATAGCCCAGTCCTCAAGTTCTTCATGGTGAAGTCTGTCATCTTCCTGTCCTTCTGGCAAG GGATGCTGTTGGCCATCTTGGAAAAGTGTGGTGCCATCCCCAAAATCCACTCTGCTAGTGTGTCTGTGGGTGAAGGCACAGTAGCTGCTGGGTATCAAGACTTCATCATTTGTGTGGAGATGTTCTTTGCAGCCATTGCCCTGCGCCATGCCTTCACATACAAGGTGTATGTGGACAAGAGAATTGATGCCCAAG CTGTTCCATCATATGGGCCATACG GTCGCTGTGCTCCCATGAAGAGCATCTCCAGCAGCCTCAAGGAGACCATGAACCCTCATGACATTGTCCAAGATGCGATCCACAACTTCTCCCCAGCCTACCAGCAGTACACCCAGCAGTCAACGCTGGAGCACGGTCCACCCTGGCGCAATGGCAGTCACGTTATCTCGCGCTCCCACAGCTGCTCCGGCGCCCGTGATAACGAGAAGACCCTCTTGCTGAGCTCTGACGATGAATTCTAG
- the MAFF gene encoding transcription factor MafF isoform X1 — protein MNEKNPRVSNRGERGWSRRPTPRPAPAPRHRRSRQGQREGTMAADGLSSKALKVKRELGENTPLLSDEELMGLSVRELNHHLRGLSKEEVARLKQRRRTLKNRGYAASCRVKRVCQKEELQKQKMELEWEVDKLARENAAMRLELDTLRGKYEALQGFARTVATHGPTAKVATASVITIVKSGTNQAAYS, from the exons ATGAATGAAAAGAATCCGCGGGTGAGTAATcgtggggagcggggctggagcCGCCGCCCGACGCCCCGACCGGCACCGGCCCCGCGGCACCGCCGCAGCCGCCAG GGCCAGCGTGAGGGAACCATGGCTGCAGACGGGCTCTCCAGTAAGGCCTTGAAG GTGAAGCGGGAGCTGGGGGAAAACACGCCACTGCTGTCGGATGAGGAGCTGATGGGGCTCTCAGTGCGGGAGCTCAACCACCACCTGCGGGGCCTCTCCAAGGAGGAGGTGGCGAGGCTGAAGCAGCGCCGTCGGACGCTGAAGAACCGGGGTTACGCTGCCAGCTGTCGGGTGAAGCGCGTCTGCCagaaggaagagctgcagaAACAGAAGATGGAGCTGGAGTGGGAGGTGGACAAGCTGGCCCGGGAGAACGCTGCCATGCGCCTGGAGCTCGACACTCTCCGTGGCAAGTACGAGGCCCTGCAGGGCTTCGCCCGCACTGTGGCCACTCATGGGCCCACTGCCAAGGTGGCCACCGCCAGTGTCATCACCATCGTCAAGTCCGGCACCAACCAGGCTGCCTACTCCTAG